tcaacgaaatattaatttacaagtgtaCAAATGGATACACTCTTTTATGAAAAAGTTTCCTACTTGGTCACTTCAGGGACCGCAAATAGGGACGACTAGCACTTTTATAACGAGTCACTTCTGGGACCGAAGGGCTAGCGGACCGTGCCTTTTGCATTCACACTATGCTAGACGAAATTCCAACTTCTGGTGGAATTGTTTCAAAATCTCTGGAGATAATTTAGTGCAAGagaaattaaatttatgttatcctCTAGGGATACAACAATTTCTCGCTTTTCCGGTATTAAAACCGCAAGTatcataacaaaaataatatagcgGAAAATTATTAAAGTTTACGGAATCGCGGTTCTCACCTTCCCGCACTTACCCAAAAACATTCGTAcaagtttgcaatacttgtagAACAACTTGCCTCCATTAATAGTGTTATTACCGTTGATTATATGGCTTTATGGGTATCATCCCCGACAGCTTGGCATAAACATCGTCGaacactggtttatcaattgaCGGCATCGAGCTATTCGAGAATAGCTCTAACCAAACATAAGGCGGTAGATGGAGATTTCGAGAATCTGCCCATATGGCGGTACATGAACATAAAAGAGATCCCAAGTTTATCTCTAAATAAAAACACCAAATTTAATGTTTATCCTAATTCCAACTTTGACCAAAGTCAAACGATGGTCAACCACCAATAAGACTATAACACGACACTCCCCTTTGGATGACCACCATTTCGAAGTGTTGTGATGTTAAAATTTTGTCGGTAAAACCCGATTGGAAAAGTCcgaacaaaaaaaaatttgttgccTCGTCAAAACCTTACCAGAAAAATCCAATTGGGATAAAAACTGGTCGAAGGAAAAAGAATACAACATCGGTAGCTTCAAAATGATGATGGTAATCACACATTTTCTCCCGTCGCCGAAATcgtgtcaggaaaaccatttaggaaaaaCCTGAACTTGGAGTGGGCTTGATCTACACGTATACAAAACATGATGCTTTCGGAATATATGGGGCGCCATTTTGCTGGTCCAATGATCCAGAATCTGATCATATACATTGGTACCCGCCCCCTAATCTAATCGGTATTTCCCTTAGTAAAGTGTTTATACAGTGTGTCTAACATTAGCAAAGAGGATCCCATTTCCTCAATAGTCCTCGTGTAGCTGCATGAAAACAGGATGCTTTCGGAATCTCCGTCGTAGGGCACAGCCTGGAAAGTGAAACCAACATTTATTTTCATCTCGGGCGCAGTTGCTGCTTTCTCCACCCTTAATCAATGATATATATGTGGATAAAATAAACAAGTCAACTCCACAAATTTTGTTTTCGCTGCATTTCAACACTAACCCATAAATCAAAACAGCTCTTTTTTTCATTAAACTTGTAAATTTATTATAACCAGGAAGAGGTTGAAGGTAGATAGTAATTTCAGTTGCTAAAGATGGAAATGGTCTGTTAATTGAATGAGTGTTCTTGTCATCGGTGGTCAGGTTTGTTCCTTGATAAATTTATTGAATTGTAATTATGTAATATGAATGATCTGTAAATGCTTCATCTAGAGAACCCTTTTTGAGAATTTCAGTTTTTGGAATGCTACAATGTTTCAGTTTTTGGCTTTGTGATCCTTGTATATTTTCAAACTCTTGTTAATACTGTATATCTTGGAAGAATTTGCGTCTGGTTTTCTGTTTTAGTGTCGGGACAATACCGGTATCCATATTTTGgtgatttattttttcattttatttttgagaaAACTAAACTGAAATCCATATCTATCTAATGACTATTTTCATGATCTTTGTTTGATTGATTCCGACAGAAATTTGTGTTCAATTCGATTGATTTAACCTCAATTTTGTGAGATTCgaaatttcaattttaaaaaCTTGGGACATTTTATGTGACATGCAGATTTCTCGTCACATAGAAGGCCTCCCTTAAGGTCGGCCAATTAGGTGTAATTCATCTTATGTTTTGGTTCCCACAGGTCTTATCATATTAGGtgctaaaatagaaaaaaaattcattattcgGATATCATCTTCCATTCCGGACAAGGTTTGGTTCAGATGATGACCAAAAGGAAACATGCATATTACATCTTAcatcttactaatataaagatAAGAGATTGACTAGATAACATATCAAATAACTTCAGTTTCGTTCATGCATATTGATCTCAATCCTCATTATGTAGAGAAATCATCAACGAACTCCACCAAATACATATGCCAAGTCTCTCTGCCATTATTGACTCTCAACTCATATCCCAAGCCTGTCTTAGTTATGCGTCGGTGGAAGCTTTGGCTTTGCTGGTGGTACTAATCCAGTAATAGCGCCAATTAGGTCCCCAAAATTTTTAAGATCACGTGGTGATAACCCCAAGTTGGCAGAGGTAAGGTCTGGCTGATATGGTGGTGGAGGAGTTTTTGGCTTCAAAGGCTTTTTTAGTGGTTTATAAGCCACATAATGAGGTGGCTTCTTTGGTACTGGTGGTGGTGATTTCTTAGGTGGTGTTGGAAACACATATGTAATTGGCttctttggtggtggtggtctcCTACCTGCATCAGCGAGAGATGCAAAACTCAAAGAGACTAGTACTACCAGCAGAAGAGCACCAGTAGTAAACAGAAATGCCATTGAGGCTCTCTTCCCTCCTTTCTTACCCATAACACTCACTTCTAAGTTTTGTTGTGATTTTAAACATACTTCTCTACTTCTTTATATAGAGAGTAGAATTTTATTTACCTTTTTATCTAGTCGGTACAATTTCCAttcggaagaagaaaaattatatATTCCAGTAAATTATTTTCCGAGTCTCTGACATATCATGTTCTTAGACAGAAGGACTTCATCTTTTAGTGTTGACTTGGTTAAGTCAGTCTTTGAATAGTCGGTTGCTATCATTTATTCGCAAGGGGGTGGTGGCCCATTTATCCGCAAGTGGTTTGATAGACTGATAGTGTCCGTTCGTATAACCCATGTGACGACTGACGAGGTCACTGTGATGATCGAAAGTTGATGACGTCTAGATATTATTCTAACTAGATTTTGTGTCCGTGCCCTTCTCAAACTTGGTTCGccaattcaatctacaactacAAATACAATGCATAAATGCCTCTTTCTTTGAACCATATTTTgtatgtgaaaactacagggaaacCCCGTTTTCAGATTTTCTCCACCGTGAAACCCATGGACAGAAATTTTCACGCGCGCATCCATTTTTTGGGATAAAATTTCTTCGAaacccatattttctaaaattcTACATTTCATTTTCTTCGTCATATCCTTAAGGTTTCTTTATTCTGTATCTTATAAGCTTTATGGACAAGGTATAGATCTGATGCATGTTCAATCAATGGATTCCGTGGTTGAGATTTGATGTGTTACTTAGCAGAGAAACTCATGGATGGGTGTTGAGTTATAAGACATGAGAGGAATATGAAACAGTGGTGATGATCATGGATTGCTGGTTAAGGTGACTGATGGCGAAATTCATGAGACAGATAGAGAGCTTGGCCAAGTTTGAAAAGAACAGGGAAAGAAGAAATAGGTTACTGTAATTAATAGTAGTAGTGATGATAATCAGTGATGGGGAAAACTGAAGAAGATGGAGTTGAGACTCGATATTTTAATGATGTTGTGCTATCAATGGTGTTTGATGTTATCGTTATCAATAGTATGAACGGTGATGATGGATAAGGAGGAAGTGTACTATCGTCCATTTGAGTTGTTGGGGTTATCGGTAactgaagatggagaagagatggAGGAATACAAAGATTTCTATTGTTCGATGGAAGAAGTGGGCAGCTGTTAACGGAACTCGGATGGAGTTCAGATTTTAATAAAGTGGGAAGAAACTAAAAGGAATTGTATTAAAGCATTAAAGCATTAATATGAATTGAATTCGACAGTAGAGATGGAGCTCATGGTTTGTGTAACTAAATTGTATTGACACCATGAAACTAAATAAGCAAAAAGATGATACATAGTCGTACTTGTTAAGGTACCATCAAATCTAAGACGTGTGTGTGAAAATTTCGCAAGTGTCTCTTTTTCCATTCCATGATGAATGTacagaacaatgtagaatcataTTTCACTTTGATTGCTGTTTAATTTGATGTTTAGTGACATGAGTGTTGCTTTACATTGTTGGATTCAACATATTGGATTCGCATAGGTTAATTTTTATAAGAAATTCATGTAGACTACTCTTTGGTAGTGACATTTAAGTTGTTTACTTTTTATAGGAAATCAATCTGGCACTGCAAAAGCAATAAGTTACGTAGCATTGgaattaaaaaaatttattcttATAGGTAACTCTCGATATGTAtatttttctttgtcatttttgttgaTATGCGCTAGTGCCTTCTGCAAAATATTTTGTCCATTCTTCGCATCCTAGTCATCTTGCTgaaatatatgttttttttttcaatacgaAGTTTTTTGTCACTACcgaaacaaacaaaaacaaagactgcacaacttgtcatgcaccaataataatatctgcataacatgttatgcagtcgtgaaaattgatgcataacctattatgcgtccgaaaatatggctgcataatgcattatgcaacgagaaaattgttgcataatcttttatgcatcgagaaaattgatgcataacctgttatgcattcgaaaatatggctgcGTAATGCATTaggcatcaattttttatatgtacggctaaaatcaaccaaaacaatggttacataacttgttatagatgcataatttgttacgcagatgcataatttgttatgcagtcgagaaaatggttgcataattcgttatgcgtctgcagaatgtgttatgcatcgtttttggtgactgcataatggttaagtatcaagttttcaaaaaatttccctaaaatgaggatcatctccgattttttcgttaaaaacaaaaatttgatattcttgtttgtactcgttgcgtagctcttttaaaaagatttccaacgatataaaatttgtaaaattctaaggcgcggatttttagatatgttatgtccaagttgcgctgccaattatacccctgaaaaagataatatgcgtaacgagttatgcctgaaaagatagtatgcataaccagttatgtattgattaatataataatttcatataattatgggtgtcaccgtatacaaaattaattgtgggcctgagaacgagaatattatttttttgggtctccccctaatttccccattTTGTaattggtaaagctcggcttcgcctcgccccagtacacatttgatttggtaaagctcggcttcacctcgccccagtcccgatatgatttggtaaagctcggcttcgccttgcCCCAGTCCCGGTATGATTTGGTAAAGATTTTGTGAATTCAGCCAACGCCTCCGTATATGCAAGTTAGAGATTTTGCGAACTGACCTGCAAATGTATATGCAAGTTTCAGGCTTTTCCCACAGTATAAATCTTAGAATCGAACCTTATTtaagttttcttttcaaaatttcaaaagaaaacttACATGTAACAAAAGAAGACTTACCTGGATGGAAGAATCACTGAAGATTGAAGTTAGAATGTCAAGAGAGAACGTTTGTGAAGAGTATTAGGGCTTATGTTTTAGATGTTGTAGGATGTAAAACTCGTGCGTTGGGTTTTTATCTAAACAATAAAAAAAGAGTAAAGAAGATAAAGGTACACACAGAGAGAGGTAACAAATTGTTTGTATACCTTGAGTGACTTAGCAAAGGCCCTCTGTTTGCAAGTTTGCATAATATGGTCCATGTCTCGGATTCTGTTCACATTAATACCCGGGCCAGCAGCAGAATACGACAACCTCTTTGAAGCTCTGACTTGGGAAGTAAAATTTCTCAGAAACCTGCACACAGTTATGTCTTCTGCTCCTATAAAATCACACCGTAATTAAATGAGAATTTAAGAAACCTTTGCTTCTTCGAGAATGGTATATGGACTCTGAATTTTGTACTTCAAACTTAAGAAACATCTAGACAAACAAACGTTAAGTTTTTGAATTTGTATTTCTGATCCTTTTCGTTCTCTCACTCACTCCACCTCTCTTAAATCTACTATAATTCCTCCTCTAATTTCTTATAGTATAAGAAATTGCATACAAAATCAATATTAAAGATATGAGATTAGAGCTACCAAAACCCTATAACTATAGGTATTATGGGTTGACGTCTCATGGATTCATCCATTTTATGAAGGGACCAAGAAGTTGCAGGCTATGGTAGTCGCTATTTGTATCCTGCAGTAATAATAGAAGGGAAAAAAAGTATATTCACCAGCATTCCCTGTGGTGCACCTCAATCATCCAATC
This is a stretch of genomic DNA from Papaver somniferum cultivar HN1 chromosome 1, ASM357369v1, whole genome shotgun sequence. It encodes these proteins:
- the LOC113357032 gene encoding extensin-3-like; amino-acid sequence: MGKKGGKRASMAFLFTTGALLLVVLVSLSFASLADAGRRPPPPKKPITYVFPTPPKKSPPPVPKKPPHYVAYKPLKKPLKPKTPPPPYQPDLTSANLGLSPRDLKNFGDLIGAITGLVPPAKPKLPPTHN